DNA from Krasilnikovia cinnamomea:
GTTCACCTCCGACGTGTCGCACGAGCTGCGCACCCCGCTGACCACCGTACGGATGGCCGCCGACCTGATCTTCACCGAGCGCGACGAGTTCGACCCGGCGGTGGCGCGCAGCGCCGAGCTGCTCCAGGCCGAGCTGGACCGCTTCGAGAGCCTGCTCACCGACCTGCTGGAGATCAGCCGGTTCGACGCCGGCTTCGCGGCGCTGGACGCCGAGCACACCGACCTCGTGCCGATCGTGCAGCGGGTCACCGAGCGGCTCACCGGGCTCGCCGAGCGGGTCGGCGTGACGATCGAGCTGCGCCTGCCGGACACCCCGGTGATCGCCGAGGTGGACCCGCGCCGGGTCGAGCGGATCCTGCGCAACCTCGTCGGCAACGCCGCCGAGCACGGCGAGGGCAAGCCGGTCGAAGTGACCCTCGCCTGCGACGACGCTGCCGTGGCGGTCACCGTCCGCGACCACGGGGTGGGCCTCAAGTCGGGGGAGGAGCGGCTGGTGTTCAACCGGTTCTGGCGCGCCGACCCGTCCCGGGCCCGGCAGACCGGCGGCACCGGCCTGGGCCTGTCCATCAGCGTGGAGGACGCGCGGCTGCACGGCGGCTGGCTGGAGGCGTGGGGCAGCCCCGGCGCCGGCGCCCAGTTCCGCCTCACCCTGCCCGTACGCTCCGGGGACCGGCTGGTGGCCGCGCCCCTGCCGCTGATCCCGCGCGACCGCGACCCGCTGTTGGCCGGTCCCACCGCCGCGCCGGAGGCCGGTGCGGAGGCGCCCGCGCCCGCGCCGGAGGACCGCGCGGCAGCGCCGGCGCCCGCACTCGCCGCTCGGGAGACGGCCGTGCCCGTGGCGGAAGCCGCCGGGACGCCCGCCCCTGGCGCCTCGGGCACCGTGGCGGCCGATCCGGCCGAGGTGATCGGATGAGACGGCCACGGCGTCCGCTGCGCCTGCTGCTGGCCGGCGCGGTGCTGGCCGCGCTGGGGCTCGGCGGCTGCGGCATCCCGGACAACAGTTCCGTGCTGCCGATCGGGCCCGGCCCGACCACCGGCACGTCGTCGGGCAACGACGTCCCGCCCACCCGCAACGACCGCGAGGCCACGCTCGACAAGGCGCAGTTCGTCCAGTACTACCTCCAGGCCGCCGCCGGAGTCTTCGACGACGCCCCGAACCGGGTACGGCGGTTCCTGCCCCCGCCCACCGCGGCCGCCTTCAAGCCGTCACCGGACATCCACGTGGTCCGCCAGATCGAGAAGCCCCTGGTCAACCCGGGCAGCGACAACGTGACCGTGAAGGTGCAGCAGGTCGGGGTGCTGGGCCGCAACGGCATCCTCGATCCCACCCCGAACGAGCCGGTCGTCGAACATCACCTCGTGGTCGGCACGGTCGCGGGCCAGTCCGGGCTGTTCATGCGGAAGGCGCCGCCGCAGTTGCTGATCAGCGACGAGGCGTTCACCAACTTCTACGTCCAGCGGACGATCTACTTCTGGAACACCGAGCGCACCGGCCTCGTCCCGGACGTGCGCTACATGCCGCTGAGCGTGCCCAGCGAGCAGCAGCCCACGGAGATCCTCCGGTGGCTCAGCGCCGGGCCCGCGCCGTGGCTCGCCGAGGCAGTCGACCCGCTGCCCGACGGCACCACCGCGATCGGCAACGTGCCCGCCGTCAGCAACGACAAGCTCCAGATCAACCTCAGCGATCAGGGCATGTCGCAGGAGGACTCGCGCGTGCTGGACCGGCTGCGGCGGCAGCTGATGTGGTCGTTGCGGCCGAACCTGCCCCGGGTGCTCGAGCTGCGCATCGGCCACAGCGACCCCATCGACTACACCGACATGGACTACCTGGCCAGCAACTTCGCGTACCGGCTGACGGACCGGCCGGAGCGCTTCGTGGTGTTCGACGGGCGCATCCGGCGACTGTCCGGCTCGGCGGGGGCCACGGAGCCCGTGCCGGTGCTGACGCCGGCGGACAACCGCAACGTCCGGGACGCCGCGATCAGCACGTCGTCCAGCGACGCGTACGCGGCCGTGGTGGTCGGCGAGGCCGGGGGCAAGCAGAGCCTGAAGGTAGGCACCGGCCGGATCGGCGGGCAGGCGCCGTTGCGCCGGGTCACGCTGCCCGGGTCGCTCGGTCACCCGGCGTGGGCGGTGACCCCGGACCAGCGGTCCGGCACCGCGTTCGGCCTCATTCCGGCGGGTGGGGCGTTGTACGGCTTCACCGCCGCGGGCGGGCCGGCGCGGCGCATCGACGTCTCCGTCGATGCCGGCCCCGTCAAGGCGGTGGCGATCGCCCCGGACGCGCACCGGGTCGCCTTCGTGGCGGGCGGGCGGCTCTACGTGACCGTGCTGGCGACCAGCGGCGACACCGTGCAGCTCAGCGCCCCTCGGCAGATCCGCACCCCGCTGCGCGAGGTCACCGCGGTGGACTGGAGCGGTGAGGGCTGGCTCTCCGTGGCCGGGGTCCGGGCCGCCACCAAACGTGTGGCGATCATGGACGTGTCGGTCGACGGCGTCCTGGAGTACGACCGGTTGCAGGACCTGGGCACGGAGGCGGTCAGCCACCTCACGGCGTACCCGGCGAACCCGGCGACCGGGCGGGTCACCTCCAACTCGGTCAGCTACGTGCAGGGCGGCGTCGCCTACGACGCGCTGTTCGAGGCGGTCAAGATCACCGTGGCGAACCTCGCCGAGCCGGTGCAGAACCCGCCCGCCGGGGTCGCCCCCACCGCCCCGTTCTTCCTCAACTGACGTGCCCGCAGCGGAGCTGCTGGCGGGGCTGGCGGATCTGGTGCTGCCCACGGCGTGCGCCGGGTGTGGGGCGGAGCGGGTGCCGTTGCGGCTCGGCACCTGCGCGGAGTGCGTCGTCGCCCTGGAGGGGCTCACCCCGTACCCGGTCGTGCCGGTGCCGCCGCCGAGCGGTATGCCGCCGTGTACCGCGGTCGGGCCGTACGCCGGGGCGTTGCGGGGCGTGCTGCTGGCGTACAAGGAACGGGGCCGGCACCGGCTGGCCCGGCCGCTCGGCGCCCTGCTGGCGGGCGCGGTCGCGGCCGCGGCGGTCCGGGCCGGGGCCGCGACCGGGGCGCCGTTGCTGATCGTGCCGGTGCCCTCGACCGCGGCCGCCGCCCGGCGGCGGCACGGAGATCATCTGGCGCGCCTGGCCGGGCACGCGGCATGCCGCCTGCGCGCCGCCGGCTGGCGCGCCGAACTGGCGCGGCCGTTGCGCGCCGCGCCCCGGCCCGACTCGGCGGATCTGGGTGCGCTCGCCCGGGTGGCCGTGGCTGAGAGTTCGCTGCGAATCAAGGCGACCCGGATCGGCATTTCGCAGCGGCGATCGACGATGAGAGGCACGCTGGTGGTGGTGGACGACATCGTCACCACGGGCGCCACGCTCGCCGCGGTGGCAACTCGGCTCACGGAGGCGAACATGCAGGTTGCGGGCGCTGCGGTGCTGGCCGCGACGCAGCTGCGCCGGGCTCACCGGGGCAGCGATCGGAGCTCGCGCCGGCCGGTCGCGGACCGGGCCCAAAGTCCCGAAGCGCTTCCCCGAACGAGGGGTGACTGGGGCGCATCCGCACGTTAGCGTCTTGATGACGAGGGTAAGTGCCACGATTTACCCGCCACCGGAAGCCGGCGTCGCGAGACCGACCTGCCGCTTCGGAAAGGAGTCGTCTTCCAGCCATTGGCCCGGCCCCTGCCGGATTCCCGTGAACCCGGCATCGCCGCAGCCATACCACGTCGCAGTACGGCGCCCCCGGTACCGCCGGGCGCGCGCAGAACGAAACGTTGGGGGAGGTCACGAGTGGACATTGTCGTCAAGGGCCGCAACGTAGAGGTTCCGGACCATTACCGGGTGCACGTCAAGGACAAGCTGAGCAAGGTCGAACGCTACGACCACAAGTTGATCCGGACCGACGTAGAGCTGTTCCACGAGCGCAATCCGCGGCAGTCCGACAACTGCCAGCGCGTGGAGATCACTGTGGTGACCCGCGGCCCGGTTGTGCGGGCCGAGGCGACCGCCAAGGACTTCTACGCCGCCTTGGACGTAGCGATCAACAAGCTCGACGCCCGGCTCCGGCGTGCCGCCGACCGCCGCCGCGTGCATCGCGGCCGCCGCGCACCGGTCTCGGTGGCCGCCGCCACGGCGGGTCTGCCCACCGACCTGCCGGACGTCGAGGCGAGTGAGGACGCGCTGGCCGAGCACGACGACAACCGCCCATACCGCATCGTGCGCCATAAGGAACACCCCGCGGACCCGATGACCGTCGACGATGCGCTGTTCCAGATGGAACTCGTCGGACACGACTTCTATCTCTTCCACGACAAGGAAAGCGGCCGGCCCAGCGTCGTCTACCGGCGCCGCGGGTACGACTACGGCATCCTCAGCCTGGAATCCACGCCCTGAGCGGGCCTCCGGCCGGTGCGCGAGCCCAACGCCCGTGCGCCGGCCGACGATCGCCCGCCACCTGACTCGACGTCACCGCCCACCCGCGGGCACGTCACCGGTCGAAGCCGGCCGCCTCCCGGACCAGGTCCTCCGCCAGCAGCGCGAACTGCACGTCGTCGCTGCGGAGGCCGTTCGCCCCGGGCAGCCGGGAGCGCAGGAACGCCTCCCGGCGGAAGCCGGCCTTCTCCAGCACCCGCTGGGAACCGGCGTTGTCCGGCAGGGTGCCCGCGACCAGGCGCGCGATGCCGGTCTCCGCGAACGCCCACAACGCCAGCAGCTGCACCGCCCGCGTCTGGTAGCCACGCCCACGGAACGCGGGCAGCATGCTGTAGCCGATCATCGCCTGCCCGGTGACGGGTTCCTGGTAGAAGAGTCCCAGGTTGCCGGCCGGGAGGCCGCTGGCCGTGTCGACCACCACCAGGTCGGCGCGGTCGCCGTTGAGCCAGTGCGCCGCCGCCCACGCGCACCGGCGGCGGATCTCCTCCGCGTCCGGGGGCACCGGTGGCACGATCGTGGCCACCACGTCCGGCACCGTGTGCAGTTCGGTGTAGAAGGCGATGTCGTCGCCGGTCAACGGGCGCAGCGTGACCACCCCGTCGGTGAGTTCCCCGCCGGGCAGGTCCGGCAGCAGCCGCGGCGTCGGGCCCGGCGGATCGCCGGCCAGCCGACCGTACGCCAGCAGGTCGTCGCGGTCGCCGTCACGGCGGGGCACGGCACCACGGCGTACGCCCTCGCGGCGGAACCCGGTCGCCAGCGCCACCCGCTGGCTGGCCGCGTTCTCCCAGTGGGTGAGCACCTCCAGCCGCGCCACGCCGGCGGCGAAGGCGTGGTCCGTCAGCGCCCGCACCGCCGCGGTCGCCACCCCACGGCCACGGGCGCCGGGCGACACCCAGTAGCCCAGCTCGGCCTGCCGCCGGGCGGCCACCACCCGTTCCAGTCCCACGCCGCCGAGCACCCGGTCCGTGGCCGGGTCGGTGATCGCGTACGCGCAGCCGCCCAGCGCGAACGCCTCCGGCACCGCCTCGCGCAGGAAGAACTCGCCGTGCTGGCGTTCGAAGGGCGCCGGCAGCGAGGGCATGAAACGCTGGGTGAGCGGGTCCGCGTAGCCCGCCACCACCGCGTCGAGGTCGTCCGGGCGGTAGATCCGCAGCCGTACGCCATCCCCCTCGATCGTCGGTACGATCATGCGGCGCCTTCCTTCCGCGTCGTCTCCTCCGGCAGCAGTGCCGCGACCCAGCAGTCGCGGCGGCCATCATCGCGGCCCAGCCCCGCCCTGGCTATTCCCTCGATGGTGAACCCCGCCCTCTCGGCGACCCGCCGGGAACCAGGGTTTGCCACCTCGGCGCGCCATTCGAGGCGGCGCAGCCCGAGCGCGGCGAAACCCCACGCGGAGATGGCGCGCAGGGCTTCGGTGGCGTAACCGCGGCCGCGGACCTGCGGCGCGATGACGCAGCCGATCTCCCCGACGGCCGGGTCGGTGGGGCGCACCCGGACGTCGATCGAGCCGACGCAGGCGTCGTCGCGGTCCGCGACGACGAAGACCGCCTCCTCGCCGCGCGCCCACAGCGCCGGCACCTCCGCACGCACGTACGCGGCAAGCCGCGCCTCCGCCGACGGGCTCCCGACGGGCCGCGTCTCCACTACCGGGCTCTCCACGGGCCGCGCCTGCGCCACCAGGCCTTCGATCGGCCGGGCCCCCGGTAGCGGGCGCTCGGCGGGCCAGGCCCGCGCCGGCGGGTCGTCGGTGGGTTGCGCCGGCCGGTATGGGCCGCCGAACCAGCGGACCGACTCGGGGTCGGCCAGCGCCCGGGCCAGCCCGGGCAGGTCCCGCTCGGCCGGCCGGCGCAGCGTGACCGGACCGGCCGGCAGGGTGGGCGGCGGGCGGCCGAACGTGTACGCCGTGCGCCGCACCCAGTCCGCGACCTCCCAGCCGGGCGGGGTGAGCTGCCCCGGCAGCAGCCAGCCGAACCACTCGTCGACCCGGGCGCCGTCGCGCGGGCGCCGGTGTGCCGGGACGACACCCGCCACGGTGAACCCGAGCCGCAGGCCGGTCAGCCGGGAGGCGTGGTTGCCCACCGCGGCGCGCCAGTCGACGCGGGCCAGCCCGAGCCGGTGAAAACCGAACTCCAGCAGCACCCGACCGGCCCGCTCGGTGATCCGGCGCCCGCGCGCCCACGGTGCCGACCAGTAGCCGATCTCCGCGCTGCCGGCCCGCTCGTCGACGCCGTGCAGGGCCACCGAGCCGAGCAGCTCACCGGTCGCGGCGGCGGTGACCGCGCCGCCGTACGTCGTACCGTCCGCCAGCCCCGCGCTGGCGGCGTCGATGAACTCCCGCGCGTCAGACAGCGTGTACGGCACCGGCGAGCTGTTCGCCCAGCGGGAGATCTCAGCGTCGTCGCGGGCCCGGACCAGCTCCCCGGCGTCCGCGCGGCGGAACCCGCGCACCACCAGCTCGCCGGCGCGCAGCTCGAACGGGGCCACCCGGCCATCCTGCCGGACTCGCCGGGCGCCGGTGTGCGCTGTCAGCGAACGACCGGCCGTGTTTCGCCATGTTTGCACGGTTAACGGGAGGCTCGGGTCACAGACCGCTCGCCGAGGTGCCTACGATGGGGGCGCAGACTGGTCTAGGGAGAGTTGGCCCGTGTCGATATTGGAAAAGGTCCTCCGTGCCGGTGAAGGACGCATGGTGCGCCGGCTCAAGGCGATCGCGGACGCCGTCAACTCGATCGAGGACGACTACGTCGACCTGACCGATGATGAGCTGCGCGACCTGACGGAGCAGTTCAAGCAGCGCTACGCCGACGGGGAGTCGCTGGACTCGCTGCTGCCCGAGGCGTTCGCGACGGCCCGGGAGGGTGCCCGCCGGGTGCTCGGTCAGCGGGCGTACGACGTCCAGATCATGGGTGCGGCCGCCCTGCACTTCGGCAACATCCCGGAGATGAAGACCGGCGAGGGCAAGACCCTGACCGGCGTCTTCCCGGCGTATCTGAACGCGCTGTCCGGCAAGGGCGTGCACATCATCACGGTGAACGACTACCTGGCGCAGCGCGACGCCGAGTGGGTGGGCCGGGTGCACGTGTTCCTCGGGCTGACGGTCGGCGTGATCCTGCCGAACCGGCCCGCCGCCGAGCACCGTGCCGCATACCAGTGCGACATCACGTACGGGACGAACAACGAGTTCGGCTTCGACTACCTGCGCGACAACATGGCGTGGTCGCGGGACGAACTGGTGCAGCGGGGTCACAACTTCGCGATCGTCGACGAGGTGGACTCCATCCTCATCGACGAGGCCCGGACCCCGCTGATCATCTCCGGCCCGGCCGAGCACTCCGCCCGGTGGTACGGCGAGTTCGCCTCGATCGTCAAGCGCCTGGAGAAGGGCACGGAAGGGTCGGGCGACTACGAGGTCGACCACGCCAAGCGGACGGTCGCGATCTCGGAGCGCGGCGTCGCCCGGGTCGAGGACCGCCTCGGCATCGACAACCTGTACGAGTCGGTGAACACCCCGCTGGTCGGCTACCTCAACAACGCGATCAAGGCCAAGGAGCTCTACAAGCGCGACAAGGACTACATCGTCACCCAAGAGGGCGAGGTCCTGATCGTCGACGAGTTCACCGGCCGCATCCTGCACGGTCGCCGCTACAACGAGGGCATGCACCAGGCCATCGAGGCCAAGGAGGGCGTCGAGGTCAAGCAGGAGAACCAGACGCTGGCCACGATCACGCTGCAGAACTACTTCCGCCTCTACGACAAGCTGGGCGGCATGACCGGTACGGCGCAGACCGAGGCCGGCGAGTTCAACAAGGTCTACAAGGTCGGCGTCGTGACCATCCCGACGCACCGCCCGATGGTCCGCATCGACCACCCGGACGTCATCTACAAGACCGAGAAGGCCAAGTTCACCGCGGTCGTCGAGGACATCGCCGAGCGGCACGGCACCGGCCAGCCGGTGCTCGTGGGCACGGTGTCGGTGGAGAACTCCGAGATCCTGTCGCAGTTGCTGCGCCGCCGCGGCATCCCGCACAGCGTGCTGAACGCGAAGTTCCACGCCCAGGAGGCGACGATCATCGCCCAGGCGGGCCGCAAGGGCGCGGTCACGGTCGCCACCAACATGGCCGGTCGCGGCACGGACATCCTGCTCGGCGGCAACCCCGAGTTCCTGGCCTCCTCCGAGCTGCACCAGCGCGGCCTGGACCCGGTGGAGAGCCCCGAGGAGTACGCCAAGGCGCTCGAAGAGGTCATGCCCGCCTGGAAGGAGGCGTGCGAGGCGGAGGCCGCCGAGGTGCAGGCCGCAGGCGGCCTGTACGTGCTGGGCACGGAGCGGCACGACTCCCGGCGCATCGACAACCAGCTGCGCGGCCGCTCCGGCCGTCAGGGCGACCCCGGCGAGTCCCGGTTCTACCTGTCCTTGCAGGACGACCTCATGAAGCGGTTCCGGGCCGGTGCGGTCGAGGCCGTGATGGAGCGGTTCAACATCCCCGAGGACGTGCCCATCGAGTCGAAGATGGTCACCCGGCAGATCCGCAGCGCGCAGACCCAGATCGAGGCGCAGAACGCGGAGATCCGCAAGAACGTCCTCAAGTACGACGAGGTGCTCAACAAGCAGCGCCAGGTCATCTACGCGGAGCGCCTGCGGGTGCTCAACGGCGAGGACATGCACGACCAGGCCCGGCACATGATCGACGACGTGGTCTCCGACTACGTCACCGCCGCCACCGCCGACGGGTACGCCGAGGACTGGGACCTCGACCAGCTGTGGACGAACCTCAAGCGGCTCTACCCGGTCGGCGTCACGATCGACAACCTCGTCGAGGAGTCCGGCGGTGAACGCCACACCCTCGACCAGGAGTTCCTCATCGCGCAGCTCAAGCAGGACGCGCAGCGCGCGTACGACGCGCGGGAGGAGGAGCTGGGTCCGGAGGCGGTGCGTGAGCTGGAGCGCCAGGTGCTCCTGGCGGTGATCGACCGCAAGTGGCGCGAGCACCTGTACGAGATGGACTACCTGCAGGAGGGCATCAGCCTGCGGGCGTACGCCCAGCGCGACCCGGTTGTCGAGTACCAGCGCGAGGGTTTCGACATGTTCGCGCAGATGATGGACGGCATCAAGGAGGAGGCGGTCGGCTTCCTGTTCAACCTGGAGGTTCAGGTCGAGGAGCAGCCGACGGTCACCGTGGACCCGAGCCAGGCCGTCCCGCTGCCGGCCAGCGCCGCCGCCGGGGGCGACGGGCAGGTCGAGGTACGGGCCAAGGGCCTCGGTGGGGGCAACCGCCCGCAGCACCTGCAGTACACCTCGCCGGCCATCGACGGGGAGGCCGGTGCCGGGACTCCGGTGGTGCAGGAGGAGGGCGCGCCGGCCCTCGGCATCGGCGGCTCGCCCGTGCCCGCCAGCCCCGCGCACACCGCGGCCGCCCGCAGCGCCCGCAGTAGCGCGGGTCAGGCCCAGGCCAGCAGTGGCCCGTCGCGCAACGCGCCCTGCTACTGCGGCTCGGGCAAGAAGTACAAGCGCTGCCACGGCGCCCCCGGCGCTGTCTGACCGCTCGCATCTTCGACGGCCCGCGGGGAATCCCGCGGGCCGTCGCCGTTGTCGGCGGCCTGCCTGGCTCGGGTGGCGGCGAGCGGGCACCGGTCCACCACGACCGCCGGAACCGTCGATCTCAGACCAACTGCAGGGTCGTTGTCAGCCAGGACTGGTCGTGCAGCTCGAGGCGGAGCGCCAGTGCCCACGTCCGGCCGCCCGTGACGAGTAGGACCGTCGCCTCCACGGCGCCGGGCCGGGGCTCGCACAGGCGCAGCCGCAGCACCGCCGCCGGGGCGGCGCCGCGCCCGTGCCGATCGGTGGCGCGGCGCGAGCCGGCCCGGCGCAGCTCCGCCACCCGGTGTACCCCGGTCACCGCCTGCGCGACCACGCGGGCCGCCTGCGCCGGAAGCGTCAGGCGGCGCAGGTGCGCGGCCGGACGGTACCCGTTGAGCACCTCGACGAACGCGCTCACGAACCGGTGCACCGCCACCCGCGCCTCCCCGGATACCCCACCCGGCGTCGTTCTCGCCGCCCCGACGCCCGCCACGGCGGGTGCCGCACCGGCGCCCCTCGCTGCCGCGGGTGCCGCACCGTCGAGCGGGGCGGGCGCCGGGGATCCGGGCCACCGGAACGCTGGCTGGTGGGCCGGTGCCCACACGGACGGATCCAGTTCGTCGTCGAAGGGGGGATCGCATTGCGGCACGGGGCGGATCCGGATCGGCGGCCTGGGCCCCCGTGGTGCCACTTCGACCGTCGTCACACCGCACCATCCATCCCGTTGGTTGGAGGCGTTTCTCTGCGTTTGCTTTCGTTTGCCTCCGGTCACCGAGTGTGCCGAACCCCATGCGTACCCGTCAATGCCCAATGTGGAGCGGTGGGATCCGTGGTGGGGAGGTCAGTCGGAGTCGCGCTCGATCAGGGGGTTCTGCTGCACCCAGTCGGCGGTCTCGGAGTACTTGCGCTGGATGTACTCCTCCAGCTTCGCGCGTTCGACGCGCCACTGACCCCGCCCGCCGACCTTGATCGCGGGCAGTTCGCCGCTGCGGACCATGTGATAGACCTGCGAGTCCGTGACGTTGAGTTCGGTGGCCACGTCGGACAGCAGTAGAAACCTGGCCTCCACGCGCCTCTCCCGGCTCGACGACGATGGGCCTCAGTCTGCCACCGGTGCGGCGGCGGCGGTCGGGCCGGTGACCGCGCGGTCCGGCAGCGGGCTGGAGTACACGACGCTCGTGGTGACCGAGCCGAGCCCGGCGATCCGCCCGGTGACCTCCTCCAGGTGCCGCATCGACCGGGCCAGGACCTTGAGGACGAAGCAGTCCTCCCCGGTGACGTGGTGCGCCTCGACGATCTGCGGGGTGCTGTCCAGCAGCGCGTGGAACGGCCGGTAGTTGCCCGTGGGATACCGCAGCCGGACCAGCGCCATGATCGTCAAGCCGACCCGGGCCGGATCGACGGCCGCCCGGTAGCCGGTGATCACCCCGGTCTCCTCCAGGCGGCGGACCCGCTCGGCCACCGCGCTGGGTGACATCGCCACGATCCGGGCCAGGTCGGCGTAGCTGGCCCGCCCATCCGCCTGCAACGCTTCGACGATCCGCCAGTCGGTGCGATCCAGTGTTGATTCCACGGCCATCAGGCCATAGTACCGGTGAAGCAACGGCGGATCGCCGACCGGGCCGTTGGTCGGTAGTGCCGGCCGGCCCTTCCCATCCGTACCGTTTTGGCCATGATTCTCGAACCGCAACGCGCCGCCGCCCTGTTCGCCGAGCGCCTCGCCACCCAGACCGACGCGTCCGACGTGCACGCCGCCCTGGCCTCGGGCGAACCCGGATTCGTCCTGCTCGACGCCCGCGCGCTGGACGCCTGGAACCAGGGCCACATCCCCGGCGCGCGGCACCTGCCGCACGCCGAGATCCCCGCCCGCGCCGCCGACCTGCTGGACCCGGCCGTGCCGGTGGTCACCTACTGCTGGGGGCCGGGCTGCAACGGCGCCACCCGGGCTGCCCTCGCCCTGTCGCTGCTCGGGTACACCGCCCGCGAGATGATCGGCGGCGTCGAGTACTGGGCCCGGGAGGGCTTCCCGCTGCGTGGCGCCGACGGCGACGCCACCCGCCCGGCGGACTCGCTGGTCGCCCCGGTGGGGTCGAGCTGTGCATGTTGATCGGCCACGATCGTGACACGCGTGGTGGGTTGGACTTCCGCCGTGGCCCTCGACGGTGTACTACAGGGACGGTCCAACCACAGGGGGAGAAGAGTGCCGATCACCGATCTGGTCCGGGTGTACGTCCCGGCGACCGTGCCGATGCTGGCCGCCCTGCGCGCGTCGGGCCGGCTCGGCGACGGCCCGATGGTCGCGCACGCGGTCACCCCGGCGCTGCGCGAGTGGTACGCCGAGGGTGACGAGGAGGAGCTGGAGTACGTGGCGTTCACCCGCGCCGCCCAGGGCGCCCTGCACCTGCTGCGACTGGACACGCAGGCGCCGCGGCGCCGGGTGGTCGTCTCGGCCGACGTGCCGTCGGCAGCGCTGGTCCGCGAGGACGTCGAACTTGGATCGAGCGAGGTACGTCTGCCGCAGCCGGTGGCGCTCACCGACGTGGCCGCGATCCACGTGGACGGCGAGGAGGCGGTCACCGAGGTCGCGGCGGCGGCCGAGGTGGTGGACGAGGCGCTCGCGGGCGACCCGGACGCGCAGTTCACCGTGGACGGCGCCGAGGACCACGAACTCGAGTGGTACGCGGTCTCCGAGCTGGACGAACTGATCTAGGACGGGCTGCTCTCCGGCGCCGCGGGCGCGTCCTCGTCGTCCGGCGCCGGCCCAAGCGTGCGGCCGAGCAGGACGATGGCGCTGATCGCCCCCACGAACAGGACGATCAGGGCGTTGTTGAGCCGGGCACCGCCGAGCATCCGCTGCACGGTCAGCTCCAGCTCGCTGACCCGCCCGGCGAGGTCGAGCACCCGGGCACCCGCGGTCCGGGCCAGGATTTCGGTGAGCGCCAGCAGCAGGCCGGGGCCGGCGCCCGCGAGGGCGTACATCGGCCAGCGAAGCTGTCCCGGTGCCGAGCGGCGCAGCACCAGGAAGGACACGCCCCCGGCGGCGAGGCCGCCCAGCACGGACTGGGTGAGCGAGAACCAGCCCGCGGCCGAGGTCTGGGAGGCGGAGCTGGTGCCCGCGCCGAACAGGTCGAGCAGCGGGACCTGCGCGACGTTGAGCGCGAAGCCGACCGCGAAGACCGCGATGGCGGCCCAGCACGCGGCGGCGACCACCCGGGGCTCGCGGAAGCCGGCCAGTGCGCCGCCGAACGTCGCGGCGGCCGCCACGGTGCCGCCGGCCACGGCGTACACCCAGCCCGCGGTGTTGATCGTGATGATCGGGACCGCGCCGAGCGCGCCCAGCGCCAGCCCCGTGCCGATGGTGACCGCGAAGCGCGCGCCCGCGCCGCGGGCGCGGCGCCCCACCAGGGCCAGCACCGCGAGGGCCCCGGCCGCGCCCGCGACCAGGCCCGCGGAGACGATCCCGGGCAGCGCGTACGCGGTGACGACCACCTCGGTCTCGGCGTCGGCGCGCCCGGTGATGGCGGCCCGGGCCGACCACAGCAT
Protein-coding regions in this window:
- the mtrB gene encoding MtrAB system histidine kinase MtrB, which codes for MPVRRLLRLVRRYWRVLVRGARRTAAPARRAWRRSLQARVITITLVASSLLVGGFGWFVADRSAKILLNRAQDEVEAQMRTKVDYAYHQLTVHRQVFDPKLPSTMRATVDHLADGNPAENGGAIVTLRAAEYPDLKPVSSTNFDTSQLITPELVKAVAGRGGEYQQIRTAEIAGVQTKFLVSGSPVPTSFGHVELYYLVPLTTEDRAANQIRTTVLVTGLTLVLLLGIVALLVTRLVVTPVRDAARTAQRLSAGLLDQRMKVSGEDELALLAASFNQMAANLQRQIVRLEEMSRLQRRFTSDVSHELRTPLTTVRMAADLIFTERDEFDPAVARSAELLQAELDRFESLLTDLLEISRFDAGFAALDAEHTDLVPIVQRVTERLTGLAERVGVTIELRLPDTPVIAEVDPRRVERILRNLVGNAAEHGEGKPVEVTLACDDAAVAVTVRDHGVGLKSGEERLVFNRFWRADPSRARQTGGTGLGLSISVEDARLHGGWLEAWGSPGAGAQFRLTLPVRSGDRLVAAPLPLIPRDRDPLLAGPTAAPEAGAEAPAPAPEDRAAAPAPALAARETAVPVAEAAGTPAPGASGTVAADPAEVIG
- a CDS encoding LpqB family beta-propeller domain-containing protein; its protein translation is MRRPRRPLRLLLAGAVLAALGLGGCGIPDNSSVLPIGPGPTTGTSSGNDVPPTRNDREATLDKAQFVQYYLQAAAGVFDDAPNRVRRFLPPPTAAAFKPSPDIHVVRQIEKPLVNPGSDNVTVKVQQVGVLGRNGILDPTPNEPVVEHHLVVGTVAGQSGLFMRKAPPQLLISDEAFTNFYVQRTIYFWNTERTGLVPDVRYMPLSVPSEQQPTEILRWLSAGPAPWLAEAVDPLPDGTTAIGNVPAVSNDKLQINLSDQGMSQEDSRVLDRLRRQLMWSLRPNLPRVLELRIGHSDPIDYTDMDYLASNFAYRLTDRPERFVVFDGRIRRLSGSAGATEPVPVLTPADNRNVRDAAISTSSSDAYAAVVVGEAGGKQSLKVGTGRIGGQAPLRRVTLPGSLGHPAWAVTPDQRSGTAFGLIPAGGALYGFTAAGGPARRIDVSVDAGPVKAVAIAPDAHRVAFVAGGRLYVTVLATSGDTVQLSAPRQIRTPLREVTAVDWSGEGWLSVAGVRAATKRVAIMDVSVDGVLEYDRLQDLGTEAVSHLTAYPANPATGRVTSNSVSYVQGGVAYDALFEAVKITVANLAEPVQNPPAGVAPTAPFFLN
- a CDS encoding ComF family protein; the protein is MLPTACAGCGAERVPLRLGTCAECVVALEGLTPYPVVPVPPPSGMPPCTAVGPYAGALRGVLLAYKERGRHRLARPLGALLAGAVAAAAVRAGAATGAPLLIVPVPSTAAAARRRHGDHLARLAGHAACRLRAAGWRAELARPLRAAPRPDSADLGALARVAVAESSLRIKATRIGISQRRSTMRGTLVVVDDIVTTGATLAAVATRLTEANMQVAGAAVLAATQLRRAHRGSDRSSRRPVADRAQSPEALPRTRGDWGASAR
- the hpf gene encoding ribosome hibernation-promoting factor, HPF/YfiA family, with the translated sequence MDIVVKGRNVEVPDHYRVHVKDKLSKVERYDHKLIRTDVELFHERNPRQSDNCQRVEITVVTRGPVVRAEATAKDFYAALDVAINKLDARLRRAADRRRVHRGRRAPVSVAAATAGLPTDLPDVEASEDALAEHDDNRPYRIVRHKEHPADPMTVDDALFQMELVGHDFYLFHDKESGRPSVVYRRRGYDYGILSLESTP
- a CDS encoding GNAT family N-acetyltransferase; amino-acid sequence: MIVPTIEGDGVRLRIYRPDDLDAVVAGYADPLTQRFMPSLPAPFERQHGEFFLREAVPEAFALGGCAYAITDPATDRVLGGVGLERVVAARRQAELGYWVSPGARGRGVATAAVRALTDHAFAAGVARLEVLTHWENAASQRVALATGFRREGVRRGAVPRRDGDRDDLLAYGRLAGDPPGPTPRLLPDLPGGELTDGVVTLRPLTGDDIAFYTELHTVPDVVATIVPPVPPDAEEIRRRCAWAAAHWLNGDRADLVVVDTASGLPAGNLGLFYQEPVTGQAMIGYSMLPAFRGRGYQTRAVQLLALWAFAETGIARLVAGTLPDNAGSQRVLEKAGFRREAFLRSRLPGANGLRSDDVQFALLAEDLVREAAGFDR